AAATTGTTGACTCCCAATGCACCTGTCCACGTGGTAAATATACCAGCTCTCGAGGTGGTATCTTTGTTGGGTATGGGTGGGATGGGAAAGACCACACTGCTCACTAGTGTGTATGAACAACTGAAAGATCTCTTCGACATCCATGCTTGGCTCACTATCTCACAGACATACAGAGGTGCGGATGCTCTGCTGAAGGAGCTGCTAAACATTGTCAGTGCCTCTGAGCATACAGCAACAGCTGATGCTAACAATGTCCATCAGAAGGAAGTGACTGTACCAGTTGATATTGAGATAGGAGACAAGAAGAGGCTGAAACCAGATGACATCAACAAGATGGACGTCTTAGAATTGAAGAGAAATTTAAAGACGGTACTGAAACATAAAAAATATATTGTTGTATTGGATGATGTTTGGGATCGTCGAGTTTACGATGGAATAAGCGATGTGTTTGAGGATTCTGGGAAGCAAAGTCGTATTGTCATCACAACAAGGAAACATGATGTAGCTGCTCTTGCCACACCAGGTTATCTGCTCAAGCTAAACCCATTAGACATCAAGGATGCACTCCAGCTCTTCTGTACGAAGGCTTTTCCTAACAAAAACCACTTCGATTGGACATCAGAGCTTCTTGAGCATGCTAATGACATTATAAAGAGGTCTGAGGGTCTTCCATTGGAAAAGTGCCCACGTGAGCTTGAAGAGCTGGCTACTCATATTGTAACGAAATGTGAGGACTCCACACTGGTAATGTGTCCATCTAAACTTCAGGAGCTTGCTACTGATACTGTAAAGAAAATTAAGAGCTTGTCACTGTCAGTGTGCCCATCAGAGCTTCAGGATCTAGCTACTGTTATTGTAAAACGATGTGAGGATTTACCTCTGGTGAAGTGTCCATCAGAGCTTCAGGAGATTGCTACTGATATTGTAAAGAAATGTAGGGGGTTGCCGCTGGCTATTGTATCAGTAGGCAGTTTGTTGTCTTCAAGGAAGCAGATAGAGCCAGTTTGGAGACAGATGTACAATGAGCTTCCTTGTGAACTGGAAAAGGATGATCAGGCTCGAGGAATTCTGAATCTTAGCTACTATGACTTGCCTAGTGATCTCCGAAACTGCTTCTTGTACTGCAGCTTGTTTCCTGAAGATTACCATTTTTCAAAGGAGGACCTTGTGCGACTTTGGGTTGCTGAAGGATTTGTAGAAAGGAAAGGGGACAGCACTCCTGAGGAGGTGGCAGAGGGCTATCTTACAGAGCTTATCCATCGGAATATGCTGCAACTAGTGGAAAATGATGAGCTTGGAAGGGTGAAGACATGCAAAATGCATGACATTTTAAGGGAATTAGCCCTTTCAATCTCTAAAGCGGAAATGTTTGGCACAGTGAATGATTTTGGTGCAATGGTGCAGATGGACACAGGTGTTCGTCGCATATCTTCATATGGATGGAAGAAGATGAAAAAGAATAAATCCAATATGAAATTTCCACACCTCCGAACCCTGATGGCAAGTGATACCATTGTAGACTATGTACCATCAATACTATCTGAATCCAAGTACCTTACTGTCCTTGAACTGCAGAACTCCGATTTCCAGGAACTGCCTACATCTATAGGGAACCTGTTTAACCTGAAATACATTGGCCTAAGAAATACAAGAATAACATCACTGCCGAACTCCATTAAGAATCTCTCCAATCTTCAAACTCTTGATGTCAAATCAACAAGTATAAAAGCTCTGCCACCTGGGATAGTGCATCTCACTAAGCTAAGGCACCTTATTGCTGACAAACTTGCTGATAAGAACCAGTCAGAATTTCGGTACTTTGTTGGAGTGGAAGCTCCTGAAGGGCTTTCCAACCTTGAAGATTTGCAGACTCTTGAGACCGTGCAAGCAAGCAAGGACCTGATAGAGCAACTTGATAAGCTTTTGCAACTAAGAAGCCTGTGGATAGATAACATCTCTGCCTCCCATTGTGGTGAGCTTTTTGCTACCTTGTCGACTATGCCACTTCTTTCCAGTTTGCTTCTATCTGCGGGTGATGAGAATGAGACACTTTCCTTGAAAGATTTCAATCCGATTTGCACAAAGCTCCACAAGCTAATTGTCAGAGGATGTTGGGCCCTAGGGACAAAACATTGCCC
Above is a genomic segment from Panicum hallii strain FIL2 chromosome 8, PHallii_v3.1, whole genome shotgun sequence containing:
- the LOC112903063 gene encoding disease resistance protein RPM1-like translates to MAEAALLALSKIGFYLAGEAATFIATKFSNLIDLPNTVQRIRRELLMMNIFIRKTGASYLSDELLKAWITEVRMLAYRVEDIMDNFSYHSLQFKQDPKGKKLANGLSYGLVFSGIAGDLAQIEKEIEHVSKLKNMWVNSVHELLPTQVTSSEQQFPRYSSPQLIKDENLVGFKEDTELLQKLLTPNAPVHVVNIPALEVVSLLGMGGMGKTTLLTSVYEQLKDLFDIHAWLTISQTYRGADALLKELLNIVSASEHTATADANNVHQKEVTVPVDIEIGDKKRLKPDDINKMDVLELKRNLKTVLKHKKYIVVLDDVWDRRVYDGISDVFEDSGKQSRIVITTRKHDVAALATPGYLLKLNPLDIKDALQLFCTKAFPNKNHFDWTSELLEHANDIIKRSEGLPLEKCPRELEELATHIVTKCEDSTLVMCPSKLQELATDTVKKIKSLSLSVCPSELQDLATVIVKRCEDLPLVKCPSELQEIATDIVKKCRGLPLAIVSVGSLLSSRKQIEPVWRQMYNELPCELEKDDQARGILNLSYYDLPSDLRNCFLYCSLFPEDYHFSKEDLVRLWVAEGFVERKGDSTPEEVAEGYLTELIHRNMLQLVENDELGRVKTCKMHDILRELALSISKAEMFGTVNDFGAMVQMDTGVRRISSYGWKKMKKNKSNMKFPHLRTLMASDTIVDYVPSILSESKYLTVLELQNSDFQELPTSIGNLFNLKYIGLRNTRITSLPNSIKNLSNLQTLDVKSTSIKALPPGIVHLTKLRHLIADKLADKNQSEFRYFVGVEAPEGLSNLEDLQTLETVQASKDLIEQLDKLLQLRSLWIDNISASHCGELFATLSTMPLLSSLLLSAGDENETLSLKDFNPICTKLHKLIVRGCWALGTKHCPILQNHGKYLKYLALSRCHFVEDPLVVLASCVPNLTYLRLNNIHSPHTLVLSAGSFPHLNTLVLKDMNDVSLLTITDGALPGIECLYITSLPQLQTVPQGIRSLGSLKKLWLLGLHRNFKAQWDMDGMQKYLQHVPEIRVL